One window of the Salvia miltiorrhiza cultivar Shanhuang (shh) chromosome 6, IMPLAD_Smil_shh, whole genome shotgun sequence genome contains the following:
- the LOC130988556 gene encoding uncharacterized protein LOC130988556 has product MTKPAALPLAFRISSSPTKFLCHFNAPKPVSIVVGCHLILGSNKRRALDQFLSVGPRNCMTNHFLNCSLLGGRSFSSSSLNNAAETSEKPLPWLAASVEGGERRKGVKNWASKGVKSSWEESAEKFLKGGVSTVENDEMPKLESTRNGFRNRSSNYVEREEDEGEDEVENDSRWYNIRKRYDNYVEGRPAPERPEVRRWSKQESWGRKTWKEAKESTVPRIVGEGVYGVGPVLAALSAGRREFYALYVQEGLDLSSNNRKKKDKKGFEKILKMADKIGLSKNELSKHDLNMVVDNRPHQGLVLDASPLEMVGIKELDVVSTEGEKGPLWLALDEVTDPQNLGAIIRSAYFFGAAGVVLCAKNSAPLSGVVSKASAGSLELMELRSCKNMMQFLTSSAGNGWRVLGGAVSPRAIPLNEVVPGAPTILVLGSEGTGLRPLVERSCTQLIRIPGNPPVDLMSTGDENVDNVESPGQEFTSFLAVESLNVSVAAGVLLNHLTGSGYDRAGHT; this is encoded by the coding sequence ATGACCAAGCCTGCAGCATTACCTTTAGCATTTAGGATTTCTTCGAGTCCCACAAAGTTCCTTTGTCACTTTAACGCTCCAAAGCCCGTCTCCATTGTTGTTGGCTGCCATCTAATTCTTGGGTCGAATAAAAGAAGAGCTCTCGACCAATTTCTATCTGTCGGACCCAGAAATTGTATGACAAATCATTTTCTGAACTGTTCGCTATTGGGAGGGAGGAGTTTTTCGAGTTCGAGTTTAAACAATGCGGCTGAAACAAGTGAAAAGCCTCTTCCTTGGTTAGCTGCATCCGTGGAAGGAGGGGAACGTAGAAAAGGTGTGAAAAATTGGGCAAGCAAGGGGGTTAAGTCTTCATGGGAGGAGTCGGCGGAAAAGTTTTTGAAAGGTGGTGTTTCCACGGTAGAGAATGATGAAATGCCTAAATTAGAGAGCACGAGAAATGGATTTAGGAATAGAAGTAGTAATTATGTAGAGCGTGAGGAGGATGAGGGGGAGGATGAGGTCGAGAATGATTCTAGGTGGTATAACATTAGGAAGAGGTATGACAACTATGTTGAGGGGAGGCCAGCGCCTGAAAGACCGGAGGTTAGGAGATGGAGCAAACAAGAAAGCTGGGGTAGGAAGACGTGGAAAGAAGCTAAGGAATCTACAGTGCCAAGAATAGTGGGAGAAGGGGTGTATGGAGTTGGTCCTGTTCTGGCTGCTCTTTCAGCTGGTCGGAGAGAATTCTATGCGTTGTATGTTCAGGAAGGGTTGGACTTGAGTAGTAATAATAGGAAGAAAAAGGATAAGAAGGGGTTTGAGAAAATCTTGAAGATGGCAGACAAGATTGGACTGAGCAAAAACGAGCTGTCCAAGCATGATCTCAACATGGTTGTTGATAATAGGCCTCATCAGGGCTTGGTTCTGGATGCATCTCCCTTGGAAATGGTTGGTATAAAGGAGTTGGACGTGGTTTCTACGGAGGGAGAGAAGGGCCCTCTTTGGTTGGCACTGGATGAGGTTACTGACCCTCAGAATCTGGGAGCAATTATCCGGTCTGCTTACTTTTTTGGGGCTGCTGGAGTAGTGTTGTGTGCTAAGAACTCGGCTCCTTTGAGTGGTGTTGTGAGCAAAGCCAGTGCTGGCTCGCTGGAATTAATGGAACTTAGATCTTGTAAGAATATGATGCAGTTCTTGACATCCTCAGCTGGAAATGGTTGGCGGGTTCTTGGAGGCGCAGTTTCTCCAAGAGCTATTCCATTGAATGAAGTTGTTCCTGGTGCTCCAACTATACTGGTTCTAGGAAGTGAGGGAACTGGTTTGAGGCCATTGGTGGAAAGATCATGCACTCAATTAATTAGGATTCCTGGAAATCCACCAGTGGATTTGATGTCGACAGGAGATGAGAATGTGGACAATGTTGAGAGTCCTGGTCAAGAGTTCACATCCTTCTTGGCGGTGGAAAGCTTGAATGTAAGTGTTGCAGCTGGTGTTCTGCTCAATCACTTGACTGGAAGCGGCTATGATAGAGCTGGCCATACATGA
- the LOC130988557 gene encoding ribosomal RNA small subunit methyltransferase-like — protein sequence MAGGKIRKERPQRGGATHFQGGIPFHKSKGQHILKNPLLVDSIVQKSGIKHTDTILEIGPGTGNLTKKLLEVGKCVIAVELDPRMVLELERRFRGTPYSSRLKVIQGDVLKCDLPYFDICVANIPYQISSPLTFKLLSHRPLFRCAVIMFQREFAMRLVAQPGDSLYCRLSVNTQLLARVNHLLKVGRNNFRPPPKVDSSVVRIEPRKPLPPVNFKEWDGLVRICFNRKNKTLGALFRQKGILALLEKNFKTLQALQLKSDGFDQDAEIAQSLSALGNTLGDMSIDAEEEWKDDDDDMEMDDGGDAKGSDFKNKILAVLKSGDFEDKRASKLAQADFMHLLSLFNKAGIHFS from the coding sequence ATGGCGGGAGGCAAAATCAGGAAAGAGAGGCCCCAAAGAGGCGGCGCCACCCACTTCCAGGGAGGAATCCCGTTCCACAAGTCGAAAGGCCAGCATATACTGAAGAACCCTCTCCTGGTCGACTCAATCGTCCAGAAATCCGGCATCAAACACACCGACACCATCCTCGAGATCGGTCCGGGTACAGGAAATCTCACGAAGAAGCTTCTTGAAGTCGGTAAATGCGTCATCGCCGTCGAGCTCGACCCGCGCATGGTGCTGGAGCTGGAGCGCCGCTTCCGAGGAACTCCCTACTCCAGCCGATTGAAGGTCATCCAAGGCGACGTCCTTAAATGCGATCTCCCTTACTTCGACATCTGCGTTGCCAACATCCCCTACCAGATCTCCTCCCCGCTCACCTTCAAATTGCTGTCTCACCGCCCGCTGTTCCGGTGCGCGGTGATCATGTTCCAGCGGGAATTCGCGATGCGGCTCGTCGCTCAGCCCGGCGACAGCCTGTACTGTCGCCTCTCCGTTAACACGCAGCTTCTGGCTAGGGTTAATCACCTGCTCAAGGTCGGGAGGAACAATTTCCGGCCGCCGCCAAAGGTCGATTCCTCCGTCGTCAGAATCGAGCCGAGGAAGCCGCTGCCGCCGGTGAATTTCAAGGAGTGGGACGGACTGGTTCGCATCTGCTTCAATCGGAAGAACAAAACCCTAGGCGCGTTATTCAGGCAGAAGGGGATCCTCGCGTTGCTTGAGAAGAATTTCAAGACGCTGCAAGCGTTGCAGCTGAAATCAGATGGATTCGATCAGGATGCCGAGATTGCGCAGAGCTTATCTGCTTTGGGGAATACACTGGGGGATATGAGCATTGATGCTGAGGAAGAATGGAAAGACGACGATGATGATATGGAGATGGATGATGGAGGAGATGCCAAGGGCTCTGATTTTAAAAACAAGATTTTGGCGGTTTTAAAATCGGGTGATTTTGAGGATAAAAGAGCCTCAAAACTTGCTCAAGCTGATTTTATGCACCTTCTTTCTTTGTTTAATAAGGCTGGAATTCACTTTTCTTAA